The Candidatus Afararchaeum irisae genome segment AGAGTCCGACTTCAGAAGATCCGAGACGACTGTGAAGGGAGCGAGATGGTTGACGGCTACCGTGCGGCTGACCTGAGTCCCTCTCCAGTCGACTGTCTCGCCGTCGCGGAAGTAGCCTCCGGCGTTGTTGACGAGTATATCCACGGCTCCATACTCAGACAGCCTCTCGGCAAAAGACTCAACCTCCGATATCTCCGCGAAGTCGGCTCCCACGAACTCCGCCGACGCCCCGTTATCGAGCGCGCCGACCGACTCGACGACCTCCCTACCTTTCTCGGTGTTTCTCCCGTGGACTACGACGTCCGCCCCGAGACGTCCGAGGCTGAGAGCCGTCTCACGTCCTATTCCACTCGTCGATCCCGTGACTACGGCTGTCTTGTCCGAGAGTGACGTCTTAACTTGGGCTATCTCCTCGGGCTTGGATTCATTCACTACCACTGGTACTGAGACTGGAGCCGACGACGTTTATAGATGAAGTACTCCTATTCGACCCGGTGGCTCTGTACTGAAATCAGTCACACTCGTCTTCCCAGTAACTTACGTCGTCGTCGATCTTATAGAAGCCGTGGAGATCCCGACCGTCCTCGCTCCTACCCCCGGGTGGATCGCCCACAAAAACACCCAGACTCTCAGACTTGACTGAGTTCGAGAGCTCTTTTCTGCGGAACTCCCACTCACCGTTTTCGTACTCCTTCCAGTCTTCGTCTTTCTTCTACTACCTACTTTCGGCGGACTCTCCCCTGACCGAGTCGACGGGGAGTCTTCTCGCCACGACGACCGCGACGACACAGATTACCACTGAGACTGTGAAGACCCTCACGAGGCTCTGGGTGAGTATGGGAACCACCTCGTCGGGAGGCGAGCCGTTCCCGAGGAGTAGACGCTGTATACCGCCGAGTCCTGAGACACCGGGAACTGACCTGAGTCTCTCATGCATCGTGAGAGTCATCACGAATCCGAGGACTGAGACTCCCACAGTTCCGCCGAGGTTCCTGAAGAACTGCTGTGAAGACGTCGCGAGTCCCATCCTCTCCTTGCCGAGATGGTTCTGTATCGATGTGAGGAGAGGGACTGTGACACTTCCCATCCCCACCCCTATCACGAATACGGTTGCCATCACGGTGGGTAGGGATGTGCCGACGTCCCAGAGAGAAGCTGCCGCGAAACCCGACGTCATGACTACGGTTCCGAATGTCGCAAGACGTCTCTCTCCCACCCGGCTGACGAGCCTTCCCGCTAAGACGCTCGTCCCCGACCAGCCGAGTGAGATAGGAAAGACAGCGAGTGCCGCGCTTCCCGCCCCTCCCCTCATGCTCTGTACGAATAGAGGCACGTATGCTATCGCGGCGAAGACTGTGAAGCTCGTCAGAAACGCCACGGTATTCGTCGTAACGAAGACGCCGTCTGAGAAGAGTGAGAGCGACAGGAGAGGCTCACGCGCCCTCCTCTCGGCGAAGTAGAATCCGACGGTCGAGACGGCTGAGACAGCCAGGAGGGCTACTGAGACTGAAGTCTCCTTACCCACGAACTCGAGACCCAGAAGGAGCGATCCGACCCCTAGTACGAGGGATACGGCTCCTGGGTAGTCGACGGATTCGGCTTCTCCGGTCGTCTCCTCGAGACCGTAAGACACGAGAGCCACGGCTGCGAACCCGACGGGAATGCTGAGATAGAAGACCCACCGCCATCCCAGGTAGGTGACTATGGCGTATCCCAGAAGGGGACCTACCACACTCGATACCCCCCAGACTGCACTGCCGTATCCTATCGCCTTACCTCTCTTCTCGGGAGGGTATATCACACCGAAGACCGTGTAGGGTATCGAGAACATAGCCCCGCCGCCTATCCCCTGGAGGCATCTGAAGAGTATAAGCTGTGTCATGCTCCTCGAAAGCCCCGAGAGCCCACTCCCGGCGACAAATACCAAGACACCCGCCACGAAGAGCCTCTTCCTACCGTATATGTCAGACAGCTTCCCGAGTACGGGCATCGAGACCGCCGCGAAGAGCATGTAGGAAGCGAAGACCCACGAGTAGAGTTCGAGTCCTCCGAGTGACTTCACGACTGTCGGCATCGCCGTGCTCACGACAGTCCCTTCTATGCCTGCGAGGAAGATCCCCAGAAGAACCCCCGCAGTCGCCGTCCGTCTCTCCTTCACCGTAACTTCCTCACCCTCTCCCTCAGTCTCCCCCGTCAATTCAGTTCTACCTCTGAGTTCTCAGTACTCCTCGGAGTACTCTACGAATCCCTTGAGTATTCCCAGACCCACCTCGCCGCTCTTCTCGGGGTGGAACTGTGTCCCGACGACGTTCCCTCTCTCGTTCGACACGACAGACGAGAACTCGACGCCGTACTCGGTCGAAGCCACGGTCGATCCCGAGCCGGCGTCGGCGTAGTAGGAGTGGACGAAGTAGACATACGAGCCGTCTTCCACCCCTGAGACGACGGGATGCTGTCTCTCGATACTCAGGCTGTTCCAGCCCATGTGGGGTATCTTACCGACGCCGTCGGGGAAACGTACGACACGTCCGGGTATGAGATCGAGACCCTCGACGGCTCCCGACTCCGACCCCTCCTCACTCTCCGTCAGGAGCATCTGCATTCCGAGACAGATTCCCAGGATCGGGGTGTCGTCGGCTGCGTCCTCGACGGCTCCGCGTAGCCTCTCCAACTCCTCCATCCCCTCTCTGAACGCTCCGACTCCGGGGAGGACGACTGCCTCGGCTTCGTCTATCTCCGCCGGACTGTCGGTTATCTCGACGTCTGCGCCCGCGCGTTCGAGACCCTTACTGACGCTTCTGAGGTTCCCGAGACCGTAGTCGACCACACGTACACGTACGTTCACAACTGAGAGACTCCCCTCTTGAGCAAAAGAATTTTGTTTCCACCCTGTTTTATACCGCACCTCCCCGTAAGTACGAAGACCAGATGTCGAGACCCAGATCCGAGTTCGAGAACAAGGTTGCCGACCTCAACCATTACGCCAGGGTTCTCAACCAGAGCTCGTCGGAGGACGACGTCGTGAGTCTGAGCATAGAGGCTACTGAGAACCTCATAGGATTGACACACACGACATACTTCGAACCCACTGACGGGGTTCTGAACGTCGTAGACACCACCACCACGACCGACCGTGTCGAGACCGACGACGCAAACGCCGACGGCTCTGTCGCGCGTGAGGCTTATGAGACGAAAGACTCAGTCGTCGTATCAGGCGACGATATCGACGTCTCGGTCTACTCTGACGCCGAGACGGTCGTAGCAGTCCCTGTGACAGTCGCTGACGACGTAGTCGGGGTAATAGAGACAGTCTCACTCTCGACCGAGACTCAAGAAGGGGACGACGACTCGGATAGAGGCTGTCTCGACGCCGAGAGCGAGATGGTTCATCTACTCGAGATACTCGCCTCACACGCCGGAACCGCGATAAGTAACATAAGGTCGATGGACGAGCTTGAGAGACGCAAGGAGATCATACAGACCTACGACGCCCTTCTGAGACACGACCTGCGTAACAAGCTCGACTCGGTCGAGAGCCACGCGCGGAGGCTTTCCGAGAAGTACCCCGACGACTCTTCCGCCGAGTCCTTACTCACCTCGGTCGAGTCCGCCGACCACGTCCTCACGAAGACACACAGCCTTGTGAGAGGAACCCGATCTGAGCCCGAGACACGTCGGGTTTCACTCCTCGGTGAGGTCGAGGAGGCGATCGACGACGCCGACGGCTACGAAAACCTCTCCGTCGAGTACGATCCCACCGACTTCGAGACCCACGTAGTAGCCGACTGCATGCTCTCGTCAGTCCTGAGTAACCTCGTTACTAACGCCGGCTTCCACAACCAGGGCGACGTAAACGTACGTCTATCGACAGACAAGACCGAAGACGAGATCTCCGTCATTATCTCCGACGACGGACGCGGTGTTCCCGACTCTATCAAGGACAGGATATTTGAGATGGGATTCTCGGGCGAGGACAGTGAGGGAGCCGG includes the following:
- a CDS encoding MDR family MFS transporter — its product is MTGETEGEGEEVTVKERRTATAGVLLGIFLAGIEGTVVSTAMPTVVKSLGGLELYSWVFASYMLFAAVSMPVLGKLSDIYGRKRLFVAGVLVFVAGSGLSGLSRSMTQLILFRCLQGIGGGAMFSIPYTVFGVIYPPEKRGKAIGYGSAVWGVSSVVGPLLGYAIVTYLGWRWVFYLSIPVGFAAVALVSYGLEETTGEAESVDYPGAVSLVLGVGSLLLGLEFVGKETSVSVALLAVSAVSTVGFYFAERRAREPLLSLSLFSDGVFVTTNTVAFLTSFTVFAAIAYVPLFVQSMRGGAGSAALAVFPISLGWSGTSVLAGRLVSRVGERRLATFGTVVMTSGFAAASLWDVGTSLPTVMATVFVIGVGMGSVTVPLLTSIQNHLGKERMGLATSSQQFFRNLGGTVGVSVLGFVMTLTMHERLRSVPGVSGLGGIQRLLLGNGSPPDEVVPILTQSLVRVFTVSVVICVVAVVVARRLPVDSVRGESAESR
- the hisH gene encoding imidazole glycerol phosphate synthase subunit HisH, encoding MNVRVRVVDYGLGNLRSVSKGLERAGADVEITDSPAEIDEAEAVVLPGVGAFREGMEELERLRGAVEDAADDTPILGICLGMQMLLTESEEGSESGAVEGLDLIPGRVVRFPDGVGKIPHMGWNSLSIERQHPVVSGVEDGSYVYFVHSYYADAGSGSTVASTEYGVEFSSVVSNERGNVVGTQFHPEKSGEVGLGILKGFVEYSEEY
- a CDS encoding HAMP domain-containing sensor histidine kinase codes for the protein MSRPRSEFENKVADLNHYARVLNQSSSEDDVVSLSIEATENLIGLTHTTYFEPTDGVLNVVDTTTTTDRVETDDANADGSVAREAYETKDSVVVSGDDIDVSVYSDAETVVAVPVTVADDVVGVIETVSLSTETQEGDDDSDRGCLDAESEMVHLLEILASHAGTAISNIRSMDELERRKEIIQTYDALLRHDLRNKLDSVESHARRLSEKYPDDSSAESLLTSVESADHVLTKTHSLVRGTRSEPETRRVSLLGEVEEAIDDADGYENLSVEYDPTDFETHVVADCMLSSVLSNLVTNAGFHNQGDVNVRLSTDKTEDEISVIISDDGRGVPDSIKDRIFEMGFSGEDSEGAGIGLGYARRMVERYGGSIDVGDSDSGGAEFVVTLRKPVSETE